Proteins from one Mycobacterium sp. HUMS_12744610 genomic window:
- a CDS encoding DUF6188 family protein yields MYTQWIEQCTVQRVSLHEGLVVDLDDHNQLVISRPMRLTLPPAAGWPEEEVLIDPINLSAEERPLLDLAGAICTRAWCDDDGALHLCFSRGHRIDVDPDAAATSWELYGKCHGYMACLPRGRVRVIRHDLPVDENDLDATQSVAMAHQ; encoded by the coding sequence ATGTACACGCAATGGATCGAGCAGTGCACCGTGCAACGAGTCTCGCTGCACGAAGGGCTGGTAGTCGACCTGGACGATCACAACCAGCTGGTGATTTCCCGACCGATGCGGCTGACCCTCCCTCCGGCAGCAGGCTGGCCTGAGGAAGAAGTGTTGATCGACCCTATCAATCTTTCGGCCGAGGAGCGGCCACTGTTGGACCTGGCCGGAGCGATCTGCACGCGTGCCTGGTGCGACGACGACGGTGCGCTGCATCTGTGTTTCTCCCGCGGCCACCGCATCGATGTCGACCCGGATGCGGCGGCGACTTCGTGGGAGCTCTATGGCAAGTGCCACGGCTACATGGCGTGTCTGCCGCGGGGTCGAGTCCGGGTGATTCGGCACGACCTTCCTGTTGACGAGAATGACTTAGACGCAACACAATCAGTGGCCATGGCGCATCAGTAG
- a CDS encoding alpha/beta fold hydrolase: MTISQERIRTSDGITLVADCYRHAATRPVVLLLHGGGQNRHAWATTARRLHSHGYTVVAYDTRGHGDSDWDPIGQYDVERFVSDLISVRGHVSADSPPAVVGASLGGLIILATHLLAPPDLWAAVVLVDITPRIEFHGARRVVSFMAAHPDGFGSLNDAADIIAEYNPRRARPENLDGLHKVLRQRSDGRWIWRWDPAFISSNFDVLQGNLMTGSEEFDAISGFLAEGARRITAPTLLVRGALSDVVSQETVNEFLQLVPHAETTDVTGTGHMVAGDNNDAFTAAVTDFLDRTTRTPT; encoded by the coding sequence GTGGCCGACTGCTACCGGCACGCCGCGACTCGCCCCGTCGTGCTGCTCCTCCATGGCGGCGGTCAGAACCGTCACGCGTGGGCCACCACCGCTCGTCGACTCCATTCCCACGGCTACACCGTCGTCGCCTACGACACACGAGGTCACGGCGACAGCGACTGGGACCCGATCGGACAATACGACGTCGAACGGTTCGTATCCGATCTGATCTCGGTACGAGGACACGTCAGCGCCGACAGTCCCCCCGCCGTCGTCGGCGCGTCGCTGGGTGGGCTGATCATCCTCGCTACCCATCTGCTGGCCCCACCCGACCTCTGGGCAGCCGTTGTCCTGGTCGACATCACCCCGCGGATCGAATTTCATGGAGCCCGTCGCGTCGTGTCATTCATGGCCGCCCACCCCGACGGATTCGGCTCACTCAATGACGCCGCCGACATCATCGCCGAATACAACCCCCGGCGCGCGCGACCCGAAAATCTCGACGGCCTGCACAAGGTCCTGCGGCAACGTAGCGACGGACGATGGATCTGGCGCTGGGACCCAGCGTTCATCAGCTCCAACTTCGATGTCCTGCAAGGCAATCTCATGACAGGCAGCGAGGAGTTCGACGCCATCAGCGGATTTCTCGCCGAAGGAGCACGTCGAATCACGGCCCCAACGCTGTTAGTACGCGGCGCACTGTCAGACGTAGTCTCCCAGGAAACCGTCAACGAATTCCTCCAGCTCGTCCCGCACGCCGAAACGACGGACGTCACCGGCACCGGTCACATGGTTGCCGGCGACAACAACGACGCGTTTACCGCCGCGGTCACCGACTTCCTCGACCGCACCACAAGGACCCCGACGTAA